Proteins from a genomic interval of Gadus macrocephalus chromosome 2, ASM3116895v1:
- the rsad1 gene encoding radical S-adenosyl methionine domain-containing protein 1, mitochondrial, with protein sequence MTNVTMIKRVLFFKTITVPFSSGSRRCSTRVSTGELKAAVTESAQPSPLSVEASLYVHWPYCLRRCSYCNFNKYIPKADNSSIMADCLQRETETLLRLSQVSSITSVFFGGGTPSLAHPSTIEKVLESISRHASLADSAEVTIEVNPTPVGMSRLEEFHRAGVNRFSIGVQSLQDKDLKLLGRDHNSQHALRTLAEARRLCPGRVSVDVMFGRPGQTLGSWERELSELLRVCDDHVSLYQLTVERGTALFKQVEQGQLVLPAEEVTAAMYHSARTLLLQHGLQQYEVSNFARRNAVSHHNMNYWKGGQYIGVGPGAHGRFAPLGEGRAVREARVQTLEPDFWIQEVQHRGHATRRRIPLPSPLGLLEEVLAMGLRLTEGIAHQHWHIFCPEADLQTVFGTYPDVQNLLLSGHLILDDRGLRCSWDGLALLDGMLPTLLLALEGHMSP encoded by the exons ATGACTAACGTGACCATGATTAAACGCGTACTGTTCTTCAAGACAATAACAGTCCCGTTTTCAAGCGGCAGTAGGCGCTGCTCTACCAGGGTTTCAACTGGTGAGCTAAAAGCTGCAGTGACAGAGAGCGCACAGCCCTCGCCGCTTTCAGTGGAGGCGTCATTATACGTGCAT TGGCCTTACTGTCTTAGAAGATGCTCCTATTGCAACTTTAACAAGTACATCCCCAAAGCTGATAACAGCTCCATTATGGCTGACTGCCTTCAGCGGGAGACTGAAACGTTACTGCGGCTGAGTCAAGTGTCTAG CATCACATCTGTGTTTTTTGGTGGTGGAACCCCGAGTCTGGCACACCCCTCCACCATTGAGAAGGTCTTGGAGTCTATATCCAGACATGCTAGTCTGGCGGACAGCGCTGAAGTCACCATAGAGGTCAACCCGACCCCAGTAGGGATGTCCAGGTTAGAAGAGTTTCACCGTGCGGGGGTAAACCGTTTCTCCATCGGTGTTCAG TCGTTGCAGGACAAGGATCTCAAACTCCTGGGCAGGGACCACAActcccagcatgccttgcgGACCCTCGCCGAGGCCCGGCGGCTGTGCCCCGGCCGTGTGTCGGTGGACGTCATGTTCGGGCGGCCCGGCCAGACCCTGGGCTCCTGGGAGCGGGAGCTATCTGAGCTTTTGAGGGTGTGCGACGACCACGTGTCTTTGTACCAGCTGACGGTGGAGCGGGGAACCGCGCTGTTCAAACAG GTGGAGCAGGGCCAGCTCGTCCTGCCGGCGGAGGAGGTGACGGCGGCCATGTACCACTCTGCCCGGACGCTTCTCCTCCAGCACGGCCTCCAGCAGTACGAGGTTTCGAACTTCGCCAGACGT AACGCCGTCAGCCATCACAACATGAACTACTGGAAGGGTGGGCAGTACATTGGAGTGGGCCCAG GGGCACACGGGCGCTTTGCTCCCCTAGGGGAGGGAAGGGCCGTCAGGGAGGCCAGGGTCCAGACCTTGGAGCCAGACTTCTGGATCCAAGAGGTCCAGCACAGGGGTCACGCCACCCGCAGAAGGATCCCCCTCCCAAGCCCTCTGGGact gttGGAGGAGGTGCTGGCGATGGGGCTGAGGCTGACAGAGGGCATTGCTCACCAG CATTGGCACATCTTCTGCCCTGAAGCAGACCTCCAGACAGTGTTTGGCACATATCCGGACGTCCAAAACTTGCTACTAAGCGGACATTTGATTCTCGACGACCG AGGGCTACGGTGTTCCTGGGACGGACTGGCGCTACTCGACGGCATGCTGCCAACACTCTTGCTGGCGCTGGAAGGCCATATGAGCCCTtga
- the rasd2a gene encoding GTP-binding protein Rhes, protein MEMNANEKLYLSAEGISEPCNSYPGHHPYRLTGGKNITHKKSESVSPNPKRSLQNKCQSQYSNSSVAISDIGATMADTGMLKTVKARWRQDKRDCVGSSSADDEKRSSSDQLQKKPVEDLPKTPLSSENSGDGTVPPGQIKPRNCRRIVVLGAPKVGKTNIVRRFLGDEFDERYVPTTEDFHRKMYHIRGKPYLIDVLDAAREREFPAKRRLSILTGDIFVLAFSLDDRDSLKEARNLRNEIISSKTTLMKSKDSPRVPIVICGNKVDLAAGRVVSRSEISEILGEDAAYYETSAKAGSGLDDVFRALVTLGGLPAEIIPSQHQTISLHTYQSLFSNQRAVRKMSSEVPMDGPCAALCASARRPSFNSDLKLVLGSSSSKNKPKKCQIQ, encoded by the exons ATGGAGATGAACGCAAATGAAAAGTTGTATCTTTCGGCTGAAGGCATCTCCGAACCTTGCAATTCTTATCCCGGGCATCACCCATACCGCTTGACTGGAGGGAAGAACATTACGCACAAgaaaagtgaaagtgtgtcgcCTAACCCGAAACGAAGCCTGCAGAACAAATGCCAGTCGCAATATTCCAATTCCAGTGTTGCCATCTCAGATATAGGTGCAACCATGGCAGACACGGGCATGCTGAAAACGGTCAAGGCACGATGGAGACAAGACAAGAGGGATTGCGTCGGATCCTCCAGTGCTGATGACGAGAAGCGTTCTTCGTCCGATCAACTCCAAAAGAAACCAGTTGAAGATTTACCCAAAACGCCACTTTCCAGTGAGAACAGTGGCGACGGGACGGTGCCCCCCGGACAGATCAAGCCGAGGAACTGTCGGCGGATCGTAGTCCTGGGCGCGCCAAAAGTTGGAAAAACCAACATCGTCCGTCGGTTTCTGGGGGACGAGTTTGACGAGCGGTATGTGCCGACGACGGAAGACTTCCACAGGAAGATGTACCACATCCGAGGGAAACCTTATCTCATCGATGTCCTGGACGCCGCGCGGGAAAGAGAATTCCCCGCAAAACGGAGGTTATCCATTTTGACAG gtgacatTTTTGTGCTGGCGTTCAGCTTGGATGACCGAGACTCGTTGAAGGAGGCGCGCAATCTGCGCAACGAGATCATCTCTAGCAAAACAACTCTGATGAAATCAAAGGACTCCCCGAGGGTACCGATTGTCATCTGTGGCAATAAAGTCGATCTGGCCGCGGGGAGGGTCGTGAGCCGGTCGGAAATCAGTGAAATCCTCGGCGAGGACGCTGCGTACTACGAAACGTCGGCCAAAGCAGGCTCCGGACTCGATGACGTGTTCAGGGCGCTCGTGACGTTGGGTGGGCTGCCTGCCGAGATCATTCCGTCACAGCATCAAACAATATCCCTCCACACCTATCAGTCGCTTTTCTCCAACCAGAGAGCGGTGAGGAAGATGAGCAGCGAGGTCCCGATGGACGGGCCGTGCGCCGCGCTCTGCGCGTCGGCGCGCCGCCCGAGTTTCAACAGTGACCTGAAACTGGTGCTTGGATCAAGCAGCAGTAAGAACAAACCCAAGAAGTGTCAGATTCAATGA
- the LOC132446080 gene encoding GTPase IMAP family member 3, giving the protein MELRLLVIGSNGPAQFQLTNAILGREEFSKEVTGIPSSMKNTGQLAGRRVAVTNGPNIYTKDITEAKRKMELKRSKCLCVPGPHALLVAFDLEQISLNDIQTPKLVTKRFGVNCLRHCMVLLAYEGPLEGGALDDRVLRSDWHLKELVQKFGGRYHVFSKNWRDDRRDVEFLQKVEWMVASGGGGFFSSGTFQRAESSVRKEETRIRRQRAAEMERAGEELEQRFSGEELQRQRQLYDYVVGAEIRAEAEMDNGWLRTSLARGLGTGLAVGAMMGALVGAVEGPGGMVLYGIIGGAVGGAAGGAAQVAIDNLEDRVAPAARLNFNSIFINRFFPSARG; this is encoded by the coding sequence ATGGAACTACGGCTCCTGGTGATCGGAAGCAAcggcccagctcagttccaaCTGACCAACGCCatcctggggagggaggagttCTCCAAGGAGGTCACCGGCATTCCCTCCAGCATGAAGAACACGGGACAGCTGGCTGGGCGGCGGGTGGCCGTGACCAACGGTCCGAACATCTACACCAAGGACATCACcgaggccaagaggaagatggagcTGAAGAGGTCAAAGTGCTTGTGCGTGCCGGGCCCCCACGCCCTGCTCGTGGCCTTCGACCTGGAGCAGATCTCCCTCAACGACATCCAGACGCCCAAGCTGGTGACCAAGCGCTTCGGGGTGAACTGCCTGCGCCACTGCATGGTGCTGCTGGCCTACGAGGGTCCCCTGGAGGGCGGCGCCCTGGACGACCGGGTGCTGCGCAGCGACTGGCACCTGAAGGAGCTGGTGCAGAAGTTCGGAGGGCGCTACCACGTGTTCAGCAAGAACTGGAGGGACGACCGGCGGGACGTGGAGTTCCTGCAGAAGGTGGAGTGGATGGTGGCGTCGGGCGGGGGCGGCTTCTTCTCCAGCGGGACCTTCCAGCGGGCGGAGTCCAGCgtgaggaaggaggagacgCGGATCAGGAGGCAGCGGGCGGCGGAGATGGAGAGGGCCggcgaggagctggagcagcgcTTCAGCGGGGAGGAGCtgcagcggcagcggcagctGTACGACTACGTGGTCGGGGCGGAGATCCGGGCCGAGGCGGAGATGGACAACGGCTGGCTCAGGACCTCCCTGGCCAGGGGGCTGGGCACCGGCCTGGCCGTGGGCGCCATGATGGGCGCGCTGGTCGGCGCCGTGGAGGGTCCCGGGGGCATGGTCCTGTACGGGATAATAGGAGGCGCGGTGGGGGGCGCCGCCGGGGGGGCCGCCCAGGTTGCCATTGACAACCTGGAGGACAGAGTGGCCCCCGCGGCCAGGCTCAACTTCAACTCCATCTTCATCAACCGGTTCTTCCCCTCGGCTCGGGGGTGA
- the cldnk gene encoding claudin k: MATTGMQLLGLIMAIVGWVCGAIVCTMPLWRVTAFIGNNIVTAQIIWEGLWMTCIVQSTGQIQCKVYDSMLALPSDMQAARGLTVLSIMLCGVSLSLGVVGVKCTKCIGVNSLKARISRISGIMFAIAGFLYLVPICWTAHSIIRDFYDPHVAAPHKRELGPALYIGWGASALLLIGGSLLYAGSSPPGMPGSPTFSSGESSPRRGPASQVKGYV; this comes from the coding sequence ATGGCGACCACGGGTATGCAGCTGCTCGGCCTGATCATGGCCATCGTGGGCTGGGTGTGCGGGGCGATCGTGTGCACCATGCCGCTGTGGCGCGTCACCGCCTTCATCGGGAACAACATAGTGACAGCTCAGATCATCTGGGAGGGCCTCTGGATGACCTGCATCGTGCAgagcactgggcagatccagtGCAAGGTGTACGACAGCATGCTCGCCCTGCCGAGCGACATGCAGGCGGCCCGTGGCCTCACGGTCCTCTCCATCATGCTTTGCGGCGTGTCGCTCTCCCTGGGCGTGGTGGGCGTCAAGTGCACCAAGTGCATCGGCGTCAACAGCCTCAAGGCCCGCATCTCCCGCATCTCCGGCATCATGTTCGCCATCGCGGGCTTCCTCTACCTGGTGCCCATCTGCTGGACGGCCCACTCCATCATCAGGGATTTCTACGACCCGCACGTGGCGGCGCCGCACAAGCGAGAGCTCGGCCCAGCGCTGTACATTGGCTGGGGGGCGTCCGCTCTGCTGCTCATCGGGGGTTCTCTGCTCTACGCCGGGTCGAGTCCCCCGGGCATGCCCGGCTCGCCCACCTTCAGCAGTGGGGAGAGCAGCCCCCGCAGAGGCCCTGCCTCACAGGTTAAAGGCTACGTCTAA
- the btr02 gene encoding bloodthirsty-related gene family, member 2 encodes MASTVSLLREKSFLCFLCRDVFINPVTIPCGHSFCKTCLCHSWSKHQSTFCPQCKRVFSTRPDLSINRILADVSENYRKNRPLKPPVEKVEANVGQMIQERQHKIERLKYSVQLLKTSCLREVRESQKVFSALVHSMEKSHKWVVAAIEEREQEEERKVEMLIHDLEQEIRQLRSQEQRKEALKYGSQVLHTSENDDAEPVVPSCASLTICPTDMKDWSKVTMETDPCVAITRRALSEMMDMLKEEVNRLSKSELKRIRKYTADVNLSPKTAHPSLSISEDRKQVRHTDKLQEVPDNPKRFDRVANILGRESFGAGRYYWEVEVGDKLEWNIGVVRQTINRKGKFTVCPANGFWTLSLKPGGQYIANSSPATVVAVEEKPRKVAVFLDYGEGHVSFYCVESGVHMFTFRDSFTDRLHPFFSPGRLHGGRNAAPLIVTSSCCSI; translated from the exons ATGGCGTCTACCGTCAGCCTACTCCGTGAGAAGTCCTTCCTGTGCTTTCTGTGCAGAGATGTCTTCATCAATCCCGTCACTATTCCATGCGGACACAGTTTCTGCAAAACCTGTCTCTGCCATTCTTGGTCCAAGCACCAGTCCACCTTCTGCCCACAGTGTAAAAGAGTGTTTTCCACAAGGCCGGACCTTAGTATCAACAGAATCCTCGCAGATGTGTCAGAGAACTATAGGAAAAATCGGCCGCTGAAGCCACCCGTTGAAAAAGTT GAAGCGAATGTTGGGCAAATGATTCAGGAAAGGCAGCACAAGATAGAGAGGTTGAAGTATTCGGTCCAGCTCCTAAAG ACCTCTTGTCTCAGAGAGGTGCGAGAGAGCCAGAAGGTGTTTTCCGCTCTGGTCCATTCCATGGAGAAGAGCCACAAGTGGGTGGTGGCCGCCATCGAGGagcgggagcaggaggaggagaggaaggtggagatGCTGATCCATGATCTGGAGCAGGAAATCAGACAACTGAGGAGCCAGGAGCAGAGAAAGGAGGCCCTTAAATACGGTTCTCAGGTTCTTCATACTAGCGAAAACGACGATGCGGAACCCGTCGTGCCATCG TGTGCGTCTCTTACTATTTGCCCCACCGATATGAAAGACTGGTCGAAGGTTACCATGGAAACCGACCCTTGCGTTGCCATCACCAGGAGAGCTCTTTCTGAGATGATGGATATGCTAAAGGAAGAGGTTAATCGACTGTCAAAATCTG AACTTAAAAGAATACGGAAATACACAG CGGATGTCAACCTGAGTCCTAAGACGGCGCACCCCTCGCTCTCCATCTCAGAGGACAGAAAGCAGGTGAGACACACGGACAAGCTCCAAGAGGTGCCGGACAACCCCAAGAGGTTCGACCGCGTGGCCAACATCCTGGGCAGGGAGAGTTTTGGCGCCGGCCGGTACtactgggaggtggaggtgggggacaaGTTGGAATGGAACATCGGCGTGGTAAGACAGACCATCAACAGGAAGGGGAAGTTCACCGTCTGCCCGGCCAACGGCTTCTGGACTCTGAGCCTCAAGCCCGGAGGCCAGTACATCGCCAACAGCTCACCGGCCACGGTGGTGGCCGTGGAGGAGAAGCCCAGGAAGGTGGCTGTGTTTTTGGACTATGGAGAGGGCCACGTGTCCTTCTACTGCGTGGAAAGCGGGGTTCACATGTTCACATTCAGGGACAGCTTCACAGACAGACTCCATCCGTTCTTCAGTCCTGGTCGCCTACACGGAGGCCGGAACGCTGCGCCTCTTATCGTCACCTCCAGCTGTTGCAGCATCTGA